A genome region from Campylobacter concisus includes the following:
- a CDS encoding chemotaxis protein CheW, with the protein MDDMKEIMEDFLIEAFELIEQIDHDLVELESNPEDLELLNRIFRVAHTVKGSSSFLNFDVLTELTHHMEDVLNKARKGELKITPDIMDVVLESVDMMKGLLSSIRDHGNDTAAGIDIKNICARLTQISEGEAPAAAPEAPATPVAEPTPEPVKEPEPAAPAEEAPEISDAELSKLSDSEVEAEIERLLKVRKAEDQARRASKGIAPKSPSEIAPAASSTSAPAAKAESKEKDGDKKVPAASSGAVAQEQTIRVEVKRLDHLMNLIGELVLGKNRLLKIYDDVEERYEGEKFLEELNQVVSSLSLVTTDIQLAVMKTRMLPIAKVFNKFPRMIRDLSRDLGKQIDLEISGEETELDKSIVEEIGDPLVHIIRNSCDHGIEDPETRKAAGKPEKGLVQLKAYNEGNHIVVEIVDDGKGLDADMLKSKSIEKGIITEREADAMSEKEAFGLIFRPGFSTAAKVTNVSGRGVGMDVVKTNIEKLNGIIDIESEVGKGTVMKLKIPLTLAIIQSLLVGTQEEFYAIPLASVLETVRVPIDDIYTIDGKNVLRLRDEVLSLVRLSDVFGVEKAFDGGEQTYVVIIGVAEAKLGIIVDTLVGQEEIVIKSMGDYLQNIPGIAGATIRGDGRVTLIIDVGAMMEMAKDIKVDIRAEIEDSTKAKEKPSDYKVLIVDDSKMDRTIMQKALEPTGVTIIEATNGVEALNIVKSGEHSFDAILIDIEMPRMDGYTLAGEIRKYSKYRNLPLIAVTSRTSKTDRLRGVEVGMTEYITKPYSAEYLENVVRKNIKLA; encoded by the coding sequence ATGGATGATATGAAAGAAATAATGGAAGACTTTTTAATAGAAGCTTTCGAACTTATTGAGCAGATAGATCACGACCTTGTTGAGCTTGAGTCAAACCCTGAAGATTTGGAATTATTAAATAGAATTTTCCGTGTTGCTCACACAGTAAAAGGTAGCTCAAGCTTTTTAAATTTTGATGTTTTAACAGAGCTTACTCACCATATGGAGGATGTTTTAAATAAAGCTAGAAAAGGCGAACTAAAGATCACTCCAGACATCATGGACGTAGTTCTTGAGTCAGTTGATATGATGAAAGGTTTGTTAAGCAGTATTAGAGATCATGGAAATGATACAGCTGCTGGTATTGATATTAAAAATATTTGCGCAAGACTTACTCAAATTTCTGAAGGTGAGGCCCCAGCAGCAGCTCCTGAAGCTCCTGCCACGCCAGTAGCTGAGCCAACACCAGAACCAGTAAAAGAGCCAGAGCCAGCCGCGCCTGCCGAAGAAGCACCAGAGATAAGTGATGCTGAGCTTTCAAAGCTAAGTGATTCAGAAGTTGAAGCAGAGATAGAAAGACTCTTAAAGGTTAGAAAAGCAGAAGACCAAGCAAGGCGTGCTTCAAAAGGTATAGCTCCAAAATCTCCTAGTGAGATAGCCCCGGCTGCAAGTAGTACTTCAGCTCCAGCTGCAAAAGCAGAGAGCAAAGAAAAAGACGGAGATAAGAAGGTCCCAGCGGCAAGTAGTGGTGCAGTGGCTCAGGAACAAACTATACGTGTTGAGGTAAAAAGACTTGACCACTTAATGAACCTAATTGGTGAGCTTGTTCTTGGTAAAAACCGCTTATTAAAAATTTATGATGACGTGGAAGAGAGATATGAGGGTGAGAAATTCCTTGAAGAGCTAAACCAGGTGGTTTCAAGCCTAAGTCTAGTTACGACTGATATTCAGCTTGCGGTTATGAAGACAAGAATGCTTCCAATAGCAAAAGTCTTTAATAAATTCCCACGTATGATACGCGATCTTAGCCGCGATCTTGGTAAGCAAATCGATCTTGAAATTTCAGGTGAGGAGACTGAGCTTGATAAGTCAATCGTAGAAGAGATCGGCGATCCACTAGTTCACATCATCAGAAATTCATGCGATCACGGCATCGAGGATCCTGAGACAAGAAAGGCAGCAGGTAAGCCAGAGAAAGGCCTTGTTCAGCTAAAAGCTTACAATGAAGGCAATCACATCGTTGTTGAGATAGTTGATGATGGTAAGGGTTTAGATGCTGACATGCTTAAATCTAAATCGATAGAAAAAGGCATCATCACTGAGCGCGAAGCTGATGCGATGAGTGAGAAAGAGGCATTTGGACTTATCTTTAGACCAGGTTTTTCAACTGCGGCAAAGGTCACAAACGTATCTGGTCGCGGTGTTGGTATGGACGTTGTTAAGACAAATATTGAAAAGCTAAATGGTATCATTGATATTGAAAGTGAAGTTGGAAAAGGTACAGTTATGAAGCTTAAAATTCCACTTACACTTGCGATTATTCAGTCACTACTTGTTGGAACACAAGAAGAATTTTACGCTATTCCACTTGCTAGTGTTCTTGAAACTGTTCGTGTGCCGATTGATGATATCTACACGATCGATGGCAAAAATGTACTAAGGCTAAGAGATGAAGTCTTATCTCTTGTTAGACTTTCTGACGTATTTGGTGTAGAAAAAGCTTTTGATGGTGGAGAGCAAACCTATGTCGTAATAATCGGTGTTGCTGAAGCAAAACTAGGCATCATTGTCGATACTTTGGTTGGGCAAGAAGAGATTGTTATTAAATCAATGGGTGATTATTTACAAAATATCCCAGGTATTGCTGGTGCTACTATTAGAGGTGATGGCCGTGTGACATTGATTATCGATGTTGGTGCTATGATGGAGATGGCAAAAGATATTAAGGTAGATATTAGAGCCGAAATAGAAGATAGCACAAAAGCAAAGGAAAAACCAAGCGATTATAAAGTCTTGATAGTTGATGACTCAAAAATGGATAGAACTATCATGCAAAAAGCGCTTGAACCAACTGGGGTAACGATAATAGAAGCCACAAACGGTGTTGAGGCATTAAATATCGTAAAATCCGGAGAGCACTCTTTTGATGCGATTTTGATAGATATTGAGATGCCAAGAATGGATGGATATACACTAGCTGGCGAAATTAGAAAATACTCTAAGTACAGAAATTTACCACTTATTGCTGTTACATCAAGGACTTCAAAAACAGATAGATTGCGTGGCGTAGAAGTTGGAATGACTGAGTATATTACAAAACCATATTCAGCCGAGTACTTAGAAAATGTTGTTAGAAAGAATATAAAATTAGCTTAG
- a CDS encoding chemotaxis protein CheW produces the protein MNNKLNQVLSKQKQQINGPELKNNEDIVQLVGFVVGEEEYAIPILNIQEIIKPIEYTRVPSVPDYVLGVFNLRGNVIPLIDLRKRFSLNVTKQSPSTRYIVMKDADNIAGFVIDRLTEAIRIDRNRIDPPPETLVKDKGMIYGIGKRDQNILTILKVESLLKRDF, from the coding sequence ATGAACAATAAACTAAATCAAGTTTTAAGCAAACAAAAACAGCAAATAAATGGTCCTGAGTTAAAAAATAATGAGGATATAGTTCAGCTAGTAGGATTTGTTGTCGGTGAGGAAGAGTACGCAATACCTATTTTAAATATCCAAGAGATAATCAAACCTATTGAATATACACGTGTTCCTAGTGTACCTGATTATGTTCTTGGCGTATTTAACCTACGTGGAAATGTTATTCCGCTTATTGATTTGCGTAAGCGTTTTTCACTAAATGTCACAAAGCAAAGCCCAAGCACAAGATATATCGTTATGAAAGATGCGGATAATATCGCTGGCTTTGTGATAGACCGCTTGACGGAGGCTATCAGAATAGACCGTAATAGGATCGATCCGCCACCAGAGACTTTAGTAAAAGACAAAGGCATGATTTATGGTATTGGTAAGCGCGATCAAAATATCCTTACGATCTTGAAGGTCGAAAGTCTTTTGAAACGTGATTTTTAG
- the serB gene encoding phosphoserine phosphatase SerB: MIKLCVFDFDSTIMDGETIDILAAANNASKEVANITKRSMNGELDFFESLTKRVKFLKGLPLLKVNEICKNLPIMPGASELIEALKQKGIKVVVFSGGFHNATDVMQKKLNFDASFANILHHKDGILTGEVGGEMMFSSSKGDMIDRLCGLLNLGKDEIMCVGDGANDISMFRKCDLSIAFCAKDILKKEATHCVDVKDLREILKFIR; the protein is encoded by the coding sequence TTGATAAAACTTTGTGTTTTTGATTTTGACTCTACAATAATGGACGGCGAGACAATAGATATTCTCGCCGCCGCTAATAATGCTAGCAAAGAAGTAGCTAATATAACTAAGCGTTCGATGAACGGTGAGCTTGATTTTTTTGAAAGTCTTACAAAAAGAGTAAAATTTTTAAAAGGATTGCCACTTTTAAAAGTAAATGAAATTTGCAAAAATTTACCCATAATGCCAGGAGCTAGCGAGCTAATAGAAGCTTTAAAGCAAAAAGGTATCAAAGTCGTGGTTTTTAGCGGTGGATTTCACAATGCAACCGATGTAATGCAAAAAAAACTTAATTTTGATGCAAGTTTTGCAAATATCTTGCATCACAAAGATGGAATTTTAACAGGCGAAGTCGGCGGAGAGATGATGTTTAGTAGTTCAAAGGGAGATATGATTGACCGCTTGTGTGGACTATTAAATTTAGGCAAGGACGAGATAATGTGTGTTGGGGACGGGGCCAATGACATATCGATGTTTAGAAAGTGCGACCTTAGCATTGCATTTTGTGCAAAAGATATCTTAAAAAAAGAAGCGACACATTGTGTTGATGTTAAAGACTTGCGTGAAATTTTAAAATTTATAAGGTAG
- a CDS encoding transaldolase — protein sequence MYDNEAKFSLWCDFIERNFLQSEFNSLLKNNIINGATSNPAIFKTAFASPAYKKIIETSNKRHPKDLYEILATQDIKIAACKMLKNYANGDDGFVSIEVDPNLSDDTAATIEEGIRLYNLISMPNVMIKIPATKDGYEAMSALMARGISVNATLIFSPDQAKNCLEAFKEGSKAYASRFIDTTMPKGVISVFVSRFDRKLDEVMAVKSLPTGQVGIMNAANIYHLIEDFGLENIRTLFASTGVKGGSLRGDYYVRELMYKNSINTAPIETIKEFIKEKAEAKNVPSKENISSFFQIIKNNEIDINVVYKDLLSDGLKQFVSAFDDIMKSL from the coding sequence ATGTATGACAACGAAGCTAAATTCTCTCTTTGGTGTGATTTTATAGAGAGAAATTTTTTACAAAGCGAATTTAACTCTTTATTGAAAAATAATATTATAAACGGTGCTACAAGCAACCCAGCTATTTTTAAAACAGCGTTTGCTTCACCTGCTTATAAAAAGATCATAGAAACTAGCAATAAACGCCATCCAAAAGATCTTTATGAAATTTTGGCTACTCAAGATATAAAAATCGCCGCATGTAAAATGTTAAAAAATTATGCAAATGGCGATGATGGCTTTGTAAGCATTGAGGTTGATCCAAATTTAAGTGACGATACAGCCGCAACGATAGAAGAAGGTATCAGGCTTTATAATCTAATATCAATGCCAAATGTTATGATAAAAATTCCAGCTACAAAAGATGGTTATGAGGCGATGAGCGCGCTTATGGCAAGGGGAATTAGTGTAAATGCTACGCTTATATTCTCGCCAGATCAGGCTAAAAACTGCCTTGAAGCATTTAAAGAAGGCAGTAAGGCTTATGCAAGTCGCTTTATAGATACTACTATGCCAAAAGGTGTGATAAGTGTTTTTGTAAGTAGATTTGATAGAAAGCTTGATGAAGTTATGGCTGTAAAGAGCTTGCCAACTGGACAAGTCGGCATAATGAATGCTGCGAATATATACCACCTGATTGAAGATTTTGGACTAGAAAATATAAGAACGCTTTTTGCAAGCACAGGCGTAAAAGGCGGTAGTTTAAGAGGGGATTATTACGTTAGAGAGCTAATGTATAAAAATTCTATAAATACAGCACCTATCGAAACTATAAAAGAATTTATAAAAGAAAAAGCAGAGGCAAAAAATGTGCCTAGTAAAGAAAATATCTCAAGCTTTTTCCAGATTATAAAAAATAACGAGATAGATATAAATGTCGTTTATAAAGATTTATTAAGCGATGGTTTAAAGCAGTTTGTATCAGCATTTGATGATATTATGAAATCACTTTAA
- a CDS encoding 50S ribosomal protein L25/general stress protein Ctc, with protein MLEGIVRESIGKKSAKALRRDGYLIANIYGKGLENVAAAFKVNDFIKEARKKESLAFDVKVGGKVYNVVIVDYQRDVVTSDLKHVDLKVALPGVLSKYMIPVKPVGTPIGLKNKGVLIQSKRRLCVKCTAENLPNSFDVDVSKLDIDDTILVRDITAPKGVTIVDADRVAVLGVIKAK; from the coding sequence ATGTTAGAAGGAATCGTTAGAGAGAGTATCGGTAAGAAGTCTGCGAAGGCTTTGAGAAGAGATGGTTATCTAATCGCCAACATTTATGGCAAGGGATTAGAGAATGTTGCAGCTGCTTTTAAAGTAAATGATTTTATTAAAGAAGCACGCAAAAAAGAGAGCCTTGCTTTTGATGTAAAAGTAGGCGGAAAAGTTTATAATGTCGTTATTGTTGATTACCAAAGAGATGTTGTTACAAGTGATCTTAAACACGTAGATCTAAAAGTAGCACTTCCAGGCGTTTTATCAAAATATATGATCCCAGTTAAGCCAGTTGGAACACCTATTGGTCTTAAAAATAAGGGCGTTTTGATCCAATCAAAAAGACGTCTTTGCGTAAAATGTACAGCTGAAAATTTACCAAATTCATTTGACGTTGATGTAAGTAAACTTGACATCGACGATACTATTTTGGTTCGTGACATCACAGCTCCTAAAGGCGTTACTATTGTAGACGCTGACCGTGTTGCGGTACTTGGAGTTATTAAAGCTAAATAA
- the pth gene encoding aminoacyl-tRNA hydrolase, giving the protein MTLIAGLGNPGSKYENTRHNIGFMLIDLLKDSNYKDVSSAKFQGEVFKFNDIILLKPTTFMNLSGQSVKAVKDFYKPDRIIVIHDDLDLSFGAVKFKKGGSSGGHNGIKSIDALIGNDYERVRVGIGHLGDAKNFVLGEFSDEEKKALDEILAYTKNAVCELLKSDINEISQKFTIKKGLIK; this is encoded by the coding sequence GTGACACTAATAGCGGGGCTGGGAAATCCTGGCTCCAAATATGAAAATACTAGACATAATATAGGCTTTATGCTTATAGATCTCCTAAAAGACTCAAATTACAAAGATGTTAGCTCAGCTAAATTTCAAGGCGAAGTTTTTAAATTCAATGACATTATCTTGCTAAAACCAACAACTTTTATGAACCTCTCGGGACAAAGTGTAAAAGCAGTAAAAGACTTTTATAAACCAGATAGAATAATCGTAATACACGATGATCTTGACCTTAGTTTTGGTGCAGTTAAATTTAAAAAAGGCGGCAGTAGCGGCGGCCATAACGGCATAAAATCGATCGACGCCCTAATCGGCAATGACTACGAAAGGGTGCGTGTTGGCATTGGGCACCTTGGTGATGCTAAAAATTTTGTTCTTGGAGAGTTTAGTGATGAGGAGAAAAAGGCTTTAGATGAAATTTTAGCCTACACAAAAAATGCAGTTTGTGAGCTACTAAAGAGTGACATCAATGAAATTTCGCAAAAATTTACGATAAAAAAAGGTCTTATCAAATGA
- a CDS encoding LptF/LptG family permease, with product MKLYARYVGWVYIKSFLVVFLALELFYVGIDLLTNLKDLPPSANLQLLYVGLTSLSAIGYVLPLSLIFALIILHVNMVRSNELISFYALGISKNSLIFPPFFIALFVTIFYVGLNFTPFAYAHDYQKSIAKNTAFSKSTNDSFLKFEGKFIYIKELNSVNQIANDVRIFEINGTNLLSTTFANHANFKDNEWILKDVNQTLLPQILELGEAGFNKIQSESLDALKGFKPKSIESAASVENSKFNIPDAINFIKTFMNEGIGLDSAKTAFYNLAIAPFFAPFLLLIFYYHLPVTGRFFNLALSTFIFVVITLVVWGLLFILAKFAQTSVILPEIGIVLPVILLFAYAIYLIKSHR from the coding sequence ATGAAACTATACGCCAGATACGTTGGCTGGGTCTATATAAAATCTTTTCTTGTCGTATTTTTAGCACTTGAACTATTTTATGTAGGCATTGATCTACTTACAAATTTAAAAGATCTGCCACCATCTGCTAACCTTCAGCTCCTTTATGTTGGGCTTACATCACTTAGCGCTATTGGTTATGTTTTGCCACTTTCGCTTATTTTTGCACTCATTATTTTACATGTAAATATGGTCAGATCAAACGAGCTAATCAGTTTTTATGCGCTTGGTATTAGTAAAAATAGCTTAATTTTTCCACCATTTTTTATTGCACTTTTTGTAACTATTTTTTATGTTGGCTTAAATTTTACTCCATTTGCCTATGCGCACGACTATCAAAAAAGTATCGCTAAAAATACGGCTTTCTCAAAAAGCACAAATGATTCATTTTTAAAATTTGAAGGCAAATTTATCTACATAAAGGAGCTAAATTCTGTTAATCAAATAGCAAATGATGTTAGAATTTTTGAGATAAATGGCACAAATTTACTCTCAACTACATTTGCAAATCACGCTAATTTTAAAGACAATGAGTGGATTTTAAAAGATGTTAATCAAACTCTTTTGCCACAAATTTTAGAGCTTGGTGAGGCTGGTTTTAATAAAATACAAAGCGAGAGTTTAGATGCACTAAAGGGCTTTAAACCAAAGAGTATTGAAAGCGCTGCTAGTGTTGAAAACTCAAAATTTAATATCCCAGATGCGATAAATTTTATAAAGACATTTATGAATGAAGGTATCGGCCTTGATAGCGCAAAAACAGCTTTTTACAACCTTGCTATTGCACCATTTTTTGCACCATTTTTGTTGCTCATTTTTTACTATCATTTGCCTGTAACTGGTAGGTTTTTTAATCTTGCGCTTTCTACTTTTATTTTTGTTGTGATAACTCTTGTCGTTTGGGGACTGCTCTTTATTCTTGCAAAATTTGCACAAACTTCTGTGATCTTGCCAGAAATCGGCATAGTTTTGCCAGTTATTTTACTTTTTGCATACGCCATTTATCTCATAAAATCGCATCGTTAA
- the lysA gene encoding diaminopimelate decarboxylase codes for MDFKELARRYKTPLYIYDFNHIKNRYEALKNAFFARKSLICYAVKANSNLSVLKFLADLGAGFDCVSIGEVKRALLAGAKRYQIIFSGVGKSDEELKEALKNEILLINVESFAELLRLEEIAKGLNLKARISIRVNPGVDAKTHPYISTGLNENKFGVDAETAKRMYIHAKASGSLEPTGIHFHIGSQLTSLSPIIDAANIVSELLRELRALEIDIKFFDVGGGLGIIYNDEKEINLYDYAQGILAALKGQDVTVVCEPGRFIVGNAGYFVASVLYEKFNGKKRFVITDGAMNDLIRPSLYGAHHEIFVCGKDKNLGPCDVVGPVCESGDFLAKDIELPECDSGDIIVVKGAGAYGFSMSSNYNTRNRAAEVCVFDGKDRLIRRRESFEDVVALEREFLESADARAK; via the coding sequence ATGGATTTTAAAGAGCTTGCACGTAGATACAAAACCCCACTTTACATTTATGATTTTAACCACATAAAAAACCGCTATGAAGCACTAAAGAATGCATTTTTTGCTAGAAAATCTCTCATTTGTTATGCAGTGAAAGCAAACTCAAATTTAAGTGTTTTAAAATTTCTAGCTGATCTTGGAGCTGGATTTGATTGTGTTAGTATTGGCGAAGTAAAAAGAGCACTTTTAGCAGGTGCAAAGAGATATCAGATCATTTTTAGTGGCGTTGGCAAAAGCGATGAAGAGTTAAAAGAGGCTTTGAAAAATGAAATTTTGCTCATAAATGTCGAGAGTTTCGCTGAACTTTTAAGGCTTGAAGAGATCGCAAAAGGGCTAAACTTAAAAGCAAGAATTAGCATTAGGGTAAATCCTGGTGTTGATGCGAAAACTCACCCATATATCTCAACAGGGCTAAATGAAAATAAATTTGGCGTTGATGCCGAAACAGCCAAAAGAATGTACATTCACGCTAAAGCTTCAGGCTCTCTTGAGCCAACTGGTATACATTTTCACATCGGCTCTCAGCTAACATCACTTAGCCCGATAATCGATGCCGCAAATATCGTTAGCGAGCTTTTAAGAGAGCTAAGAGCGCTTGAGATAGATATCAAATTTTTTGACGTTGGCGGCGGACTTGGCATCATTTATAACGATGAAAAAGAGATAAATTTATACGACTATGCTCAAGGAATTTTAGCTGCACTAAAAGGTCAAGATGTGACTGTCGTATGTGAGCCAGGGCGCTTTATCGTAGGTAATGCTGGCTATTTTGTCGCAAGCGTTTTATATGAAAAATTTAATGGCAAAAAGAGATTTGTCATAACTGATGGTGCGATGAATGATCTTATTAGACCAAGCCTTTATGGTGCTCATCATGAAATTTTTGTTTGTGGCAAGGATAAAAATTTAGGCCCATGCGACGTGGTTGGTCCAGTTTGTGAAAGTGGCGATTTTTTAGCAAAAGATATAGAGCTACCAGAGTGCGATAGTGGCGATATCATCGTGGTTAAAGGGGCTGGGGCTTATGGATTTAGCATGAGTTCAAACTACAACACAAGAAATAGAGCCGCTGAAGTTTGCGTGTTTGATGGCAAGGATAGACTTATAAGAAGACGTGAGAGCTTTGAAGATGTTGTGGCACTTGAGAGAGAATTTTTGGAGAGCGCTGATGCAAGAGCTAAATGA
- the pheA gene encoding prephenate dehydratase, giving the protein MQELNELRKEIDAIDDLILNKLNERMILVEQIGKLKQTTGTPIYRPERERAIINRLTSLSKDKALNKAAIEAIYLEIFAVSRNLEMPQKIVYLGPEGTYTHQAAQSRFGAMSSYLPLATIEAVFTKLAQKEAKYGVVPIENNTEGAVGATLDCLSKFSDIKIVAELYVDIHHSFVSINENLKEIKRIYSHPQGYNQCRKFLEDHMLNEIEFVPAKSTAAAAYMASMDRNSAAICSKIAAKIYNVPIVYETIEDNMANRTRFLILSDFKNARVENSKTSILAKTDHSPGRLADLLSIFKNENINITKLESRPIKQREFKSMFYLDFEGHIDDEKVQNAFELAKESGAEISWLGSYLNGDE; this is encoded by the coding sequence ATGCAAGAGCTAAATGAGCTTAGAAAAGAGATCGATGCGATCGATGATCTCATCTTAAATAAACTAAATGAAAGGATGATTTTAGTTGAGCAGATCGGCAAGCTAAAGCAAACGACTGGGACGCCTATATATCGTCCTGAGCGAGAGCGAGCTATCATAAACCGCTTAACTAGCCTTAGCAAAGATAAAGCTTTAAATAAAGCTGCGATCGAGGCCATTTATCTTGAAATTTTTGCTGTAAGTAGAAATTTAGAAATGCCTCAAAAGATCGTATATCTAGGGCCTGAAGGCACTTATACGCATCAAGCGGCGCAAAGTAGATTTGGTGCGATGAGTTCATATTTGCCACTTGCGACCATCGAGGCGGTTTTTACAAAGCTAGCTCAAAAAGAGGCAAAATACGGCGTTGTGCCTATTGAAAACAACACCGAAGGCGCTGTTGGCGCTACGCTTGATTGTTTGAGTAAATTCAGTGATATAAAAATAGTTGCTGAGCTTTATGTGGATATCCATCATAGCTTTGTTAGCATAAATGAAAATTTAAAAGAGATAAAGCGAATTTATTCACATCCGCAAGGGTATAATCAATGTCGTAAATTTTTAGAAGATCATATGCTAAACGAAATTGAATTTGTTCCAGCAAAATCAACTGCAGCAGCTGCATATATGGCATCAATGGATAGAAACTCAGCCGCCATTTGCTCAAAGATCGCAGCAAAAATTTATAACGTGCCGATCGTTTATGAGACGATTGAAGACAATATGGCAAATAGAACGAGATTTTTGATTTTAAGCGATTTTAAAAACGCAAGAGTTGAAAACTCGAAAACTTCGATCCTTGCAAAGACTGACCACAGTCCAGGACGCCTTGCTGATCTGCTTTCTATATTTAAAAATGAAAATATCAATATCACAAAACTTGAGTCACGTCCTATCAAACAGCGCGAATTTAAGTCAATGTTTTATCTTGATTTTGAAGGGCATATCGACGATGAGAAGGTACAAAATGCCTTTGAATTAGCAAAAGAGAGCGGTGCTGAGATAAGCTGGTTAGGAAGTTATTTAAACGGAGATGAGTAA
- the hisC gene encoding histidinol-phosphate transaminase, whose amino-acid sequence MKFNDFLDDLVNYEAGKPIELVVREFGIEAKDVIKLASNENPFGTSKRVEEALKEVAKNAHLYPDDSYFELKEGLAKNFGVTSKNLIIGSGSDQIIEYALHAKANKQSGVLMAGVTFAMYEIYAKQTGAKIYRTKSVEHNLSEFLEIYNAHKDEISIIFLCLPNNPLGECLDADEVFKFIKSVDENTLVVLDCAYNEFAKFKDSKKEIKPSEVVKFKNAIYLGTFSKAYALGGMRVGYGVANEEIIGALSKLRAPFNITTPSLRAAIVALGDDEFVQQTMQNNFEQMRRYEEFAKQNGIEFIPSYTNFITFKFSEPKSSQICEKMLKKGIILRDLKSYALNAVRITIGQAWQNDRVFEELKQILK is encoded by the coding sequence ATGAAATTTAATGACTTTTTAGATGATTTAGTTAATTACGAGGCTGGAAAGCCGATCGAACTTGTAGTTAGAGAGTTTGGCATCGAGGCAAAAGATGTGATAAAGCTAGCGAGTAATGAAAATCCTTTTGGCACGAGCAAACGCGTAGAAGAGGCACTAAAAGAGGTCGCTAAAAACGCACATCTCTATCCAGACGATAGCTACTTTGAGCTAAAAGAAGGACTGGCTAAGAATTTTGGCGTAACTAGCAAAAATTTAATCATCGGCTCTGGAAGCGATCAGATCATAGAGTACGCACTTCACGCAAAGGCAAACAAACAAAGTGGCGTTTTGATGGCTGGTGTGACGTTTGCGATGTATGAAATTTATGCAAAACAAACAGGGGCTAAAATTTACCGCACAAAGAGTGTGGAGCATAATTTGAGTGAGTTTTTAGAAATTTATAATGCACATAAAGATGAAATTTCAATAATCTTTCTTTGTTTGCCGAATAATCCACTTGGCGAGTGTTTGGACGCAGATGAGGTCTTTAAATTTATAAAAAGCGTTGATGAAAATACGCTTGTTGTGCTTGATTGTGCTTACAACGAATTTGCTAAATTTAAAGATAGCAAAAAAGAGATAAAGCCAAGCGAGGTGGTAAAATTTAAAAATGCCATCTATCTCGGCACTTTCTCAAAAGCCTACGCACTTGGTGGCATGCGCGTTGGATACGGCGTGGCAAATGAAGAGATCATAGGCGCTCTCTCAAAACTAAGAGCCCCATTTAATATCACAACTCCAAGTCTAAGAGCTGCGATAGTAGCACTTGGAGATGATGAGTTTGTTCAGCAAACCATGCAAAATAACTTCGAGCAAATGAGGAGATATGAGGAATTTGCAAAGCAAAATGGCATTGAGTTTATCCCAAGCTACACAAATTTCATCACATTTAAATTTAGCGAGCCAAAATCAAGCCAGATATGCGAAAAGATGCTAAAAAAAGGTATAATTTTACGAGATTTAAAAAGCTACGCCTTAAATGCGGTGAGAATCACCATCGGACAGGCATGGCAAAACGATAGAGTTTTTGAAGAGTTAAAGCAAATTTTAAAGTAG